The Streptomyces sp. RKAG293 genome includes a region encoding these proteins:
- a CDS encoding ATP-binding protein — translation MQTTSLVPSFVLQPGLAGNVQREHRAAERMLPCLLFTVAEARRLMRELAGRWKLASEIAEVACLVIGEMATNSVLHSGSPGMTVRVTLHERHLRAEVVDTGT, via the coding sequence ATGCAAACCACCTCCCTTGTTCCTTCGTTCGTCCTGCAACCCGGTCTCGCTGGCAACGTGCAGCGAGAGCACAGGGCAGCCGAGCGCATGCTGCCGTGCCTGCTCTTTACTGTGGCCGAGGCGAGGCGGCTGATGCGAGAGCTGGCTGGCCGCTGGAAGCTCGCATCCGAAATCGCCGAAGTGGCCTGCTTGGTCATCGGCGAGATGGCGACAAATTCCGTACTCCACAGCGGGAGCCCCGGCATGACTGTTCGGGTCACCCTTCATGAACGGCACCTTCGGGCCGAGGTCGTCGATACGGGGACTTGA